CGGGCCGCTGTGGTGGGCGGCGCGGAACAGAACCGCCTGGCTTTTGAGCTTTTCGCCGGCCTCGCGCGCCTCCAGCACCTGTTCGACGATATAAGACGCCTGGCTTGCTTCGTCAGCGACCACGACCTGGGCGGGAAGCTCGGCCGAGAGGCGGTCGGTCCATAGGTTCTTGGTGAAGCGCTCTTTGGCGTAAGCGATCACGCCATTGGCGGCGGCGAGAATCGACCGGGTCGAGCGGTAATTGCGCTCCAGGGTGACGATTTCGGCCGGCGGCGAGAATTTCGAAGGAAAATCGAGAATGTTGCGCACTTCCGCCGCGCGGAAGGAATAGATCGACTGGGCGTCGTCGCCGACGACCGTCAGGCCGCGCCCGTCGGGCTTGAGGCCGAGCAATATCGCGGCCTGGAGGCGGTTGGTGTCCTGATATTCGTCGACCAGCACATGGTCGAAACGCGCGCCCAATTCGCTTCCGAGCGTCGGTTCCGCGGCCATCTGCGCCCAATAAAGCAGCAGATCGTCGTAATCGAGCACGTTTTGCGCCTGTTTGGCCTCCACATAAGACGCGAACAGCGCGCGCAGTTCATCGCTCCAGCCCGCGCACCAGGGGAAATGCCTCGCCAACACCTCGTCGAGCGGCGCTTGCGCATTGACGGCGCGGGAATAGATGGCGAGGCAGGTCGCCTTGGTCGGGAAGCGCTTCTCGGTTTTGGACAAGCCGAGGTCGTGGCGCGCGAGATTGATGAGGTCGGCGCTGTCCTCACGGTCGTGGATGGTGAAATCCGGGTCGAGGCCGATCAGCGGCGCATATTCGCGCAATAGCCGGGCGCCGATGGAATGGAAGGTGCCGGCCCAGTGGAGGGCGTCGGTCAAGGCTCCGGCCTTGCCGCCCAGCGCCTCGGCGCAGATGCGGCGGACGCGACCGCACATTTCGGTCGCCGCGCGGCGTGAAAAAGTCATCAGCAGAATGCGGCGCGGATCGGCGCCCGAGGCGATCAGAAAGGCGACGCGATGGGCGAGCGTATTGGTCTTGCCGGAGCCCGCGCCGGCGATGATCAGCAATGGCCTGTCCGCCGCGCCTTCGGCGGCCTGGCGCTGCGCTTCGTTGAGTTTGCCGAGAAAAGCGGCGGCGCTCACTTTCTTCTCCGATCCCGCGAATCGCATCGCGCTTGCCTGAACATATTACGAACGCAAAGGCGCAGGAAGCGTCCGGCTCGCGCCGGTGGCGGATTGAGCCCGGGGGGCGTCAATCGCGGCAGGTTTTTTGCTTATCATGCATGGGCGCCTGAGCGGCGTGCGAAAGGGCACGCGGAATTGATCGCGAAAGCGCCGCGAAACCATGCGATTGTAAGTCGCTCGCGGTTCGATCGGGTCGCGAACGGTTGCGGAGGCGGCGATCACCATGATAAGCGAGCAAATCTCCATTCTGGTTCTGGGGCTGGGACCCCTGGCTTCCGCGGCGGCGCGGCTGCTGTTCCTCGCCGGCAATGCGGTGGCCATGCATCAGTCCGGCGACCCGAAGGTCCTGCGCCGGAAAATGTCCTTCGCTGACGCGTGGTCGGATGGCGACGCCGTTCTCGACGGCGTCGAGGCGCGCGTAACCGGACGCGCCGACGAATTCCTGGCGGGAATGCGCCAGCAGAATTTCATCCCCGTCCTGACCCATCGGGTCGCCAGCACGGTCGAGCGCTGGCCCTGGGACATTGTCTTGGATGCGGCAGGCGAAAGCGGCGGCGCGCAGGATGGGAAATTCAACGCGCCCCTGCGCATGGGTCTCGGATCGGGACCGGTCGCGGGAGAGGATTGCGATCTTGTCATAGCGACCGAAGGGCTCGATCCGGGCGCCGTGATCCGCAAGGGAAGCGCGCCCGCCGACGCCTCCCGGGCGGAGATCGGCTTCCATTCCGCGGGCCTGTCCCTCGCGCCGCACGACGGACGCTTCCGCGCCGCGCGCGACATCGGGGCGAGGATCGGCAAAGGCGATCTTCTCGGCCATGTCGGGGCGACGCCCATCGTCGCGCCGCGCGCCGGGCGGTTGATCGGCCTGCGCCGGCCGGGCGCCGTCGTCGCGCGGGAGGAAAAGCTGGCCGAGGTCGCGCTCGATCCACGGACGCCCTTTTCGGACGTCGGCGCGAACGAACAGGCCGTCGCCCGCGCGGTCCTGCTGGCGGCGCAGATGGAAGTGAACGGTTGGGAGCCGGTCAAGCTCAAGGGCCTGGTCTGAGCCGGCAAGAGCGGAAATCCGAGGGTTGAAGCGCTCGAATGCGCTCCTTATCGTTGCATCGGCTCATGAGAGCCGAGGCGCAGGGGCATGGCGGTTTCGTTCCGGGGACGAATGGCGGGAGGCGGTCTTTGGCTCAGCGCGCTGATCGCCACGACTGGCGTGGCCGCCGCCGCCGAGAGGATTGAGACGGTCAAATTCAAGCCGGGCTCCATATCGGCGACGGTCTCCGGCAAGATCAAGGGCTATGACGGCGTCAAATATCTGTTCGAGGCCCGGGCCGGGCAGGCCATTTCGATCCTGTTCGCGCCGAAAAACACGGCCTGTTATTTCAATGTCTTCGCCCCGGGCGCGGCAATGGCCGTTCATACCGGGTCGATCAATGGCAATGAATTCGCCGCCAATCTCACGGCGAACGGGGAATATCGCGCCCAGGTCTTTCTGATGCGCAGCGCGGCCCGGCGCCATGAGACCTGCAGATATTCCATGACGATCGAGATTTCCGGCGCCGGCTCCGCCGCAAAGCCGCCCGCGCCGGTGAAGGGCGCGGAAGAACTGCCCATGCTGCGCGCCTGCGTCGCCAGCGCCGCCAAGCTCTATGGGGTCACGCAGGACAAGCTGCGCTTCAAGGAGGAGGCCGCCGCCGCGCCGTCCACGAACGGTTTCGAGATGAATGGCGAAGCGGACAAGGGCGCGGAAGGCCGGAAGCAGTTCAAATGCCTGTTCGGCGAGGACCGCGTGCTGAAACAGGTCATGCCGTTGAATTCGGACGGCGCGTGAGGCGCATTTGGCGGCTCATTTCGCGCCGGTGAACAGCGGGACGAAATAGTCGGTCGCGCCGATCAGCACGAATTGCACCCCAATGCAGATCAGCAGAAAGCCGAAGATGCGCGTCAGCGCGTCTATGCCCGTGGGACCGAGGAAGCGAACGAGATAGATCGAACCGCGCAGCACCAGCCAGGCGATGAAGGCGGTGACGGCGATCCCGATCATCACCACGATATTGCCAAGGACGATCCTGTCGTTGGGGATTTGCGCCGAAGTCGCCAGAACCACGGAAATGGCGCCGGGGCCGCTCAGCGACGGCATGGCGAGGGGCGAAAAGGCGATGTCCTTTTGCGCGGCGACCTTTTCGTCGCCGGTTTCCGCCTTGGGGAAGACCATGCGGAAGCCGAGCGTCGAGACCAGGAGGCCGCCGGCGATCCTGATGCCCTCGAGCGAAATGCCGAAGAAACTGATGATGAACCGGCCCGCCACGAGAAAAGTCGCAAGGATGCAGAAGGCATAGACGCAGCCGAGCAGGGTCTGCCGGTTGCGCTCCTCCGCTGTCATCCCCGCCGTGAGCGCGATCAGCAGCGGCGCCGTGCTGAACGGGTTCATGATCGGCAGGAGGCCGGCGATCACCAGGAGGACGACTTCGATCAGGCGGAATGCGGTCATTTCTATCCGGATGGCGTCGGTTGGGGGCCTAATGCCCGCTGATCTGGAGCTTGCCCCGGAACACGGCGTGAATGACCACGGAATAGATCAGCACGACCGGCAAGGCGACCACGCCCGCGCCCCAGAACAGGAAGGAGAGCGACTTGTCCGGCGCCGCCGCGCTCGCCACCGTGACGCTATAGGGAATCATATAGGGCCAGAAGGCCGCCGCGAGAAAGCCGAAGGCGGCGAGGAAGAACAGAATCGTGAAGGCGAAGGGCTGGGCGTCGCGGCGTCTGGCGATCCCGCGCAGCACGCCGCCCAAGGCGATGAGGCCAACCACGAAGAAACCCGCCGCCCAGGGCCGCTCGACCAGCCGCGTCATGACGCCATGCGCCTGAATGGCGGTGAGGAGCGAGGCGAGAAGGAGGGAGACCGCCATGCCGATGGCCAGGAAGGGAGCGCGCTGATAGGCCCAGTCGCGCAGGCGTGTCGGCGATTTCAGGATCAGCCAGCCGGCGCCGAGGAGGCCATAGCCGAACATCAGGCCGATTCCGGTGAGAACGGGGAGGGGGCGCAGCCAATCGAACGGGCCGCCGGCAAACTGACCGTTCCTGACGTCGACGCCGAGGATCATCGCGCCGACCGCCGCGCCCTGGACGAAGGCGACAACGCCCGAGCCGAGCCAGAAGCCTGTGCTCCAGATGCTCGACGGTCCGCCGCGGCCACGGAATTCGAAGGCGACGCCACGGAAGATCAGGCCGATGAGCAGGAGCAGGACCGGCAGATAGAAGGCCGGCAGGAAAATCGCGTAGACGGCGGGAAAGGCGGCGAACAGCGAGGCCCCGACGACCACCAGCCAGGTTTCGTTGCCGTCCCAGAAAGGAGATATCGCGCCCATCATTTCGTCGCGCAGGTCGCGGTCGCGGGTTGTGCCGAACAACATGCCGACGCCGAGGTCGAAGCCGTCGAGCACGACATAAACGAAAATGGAAAAGGCGATGACGCCCGCCCAGAACAGAGCAAGAAGGGACGGCGCGGCCTGGGTCATTTCGGCGGGATTCATCACGGCCTCTCCGCGTAAAAATCATAGCCGGCGGCGGCTCGGGTCTTCTGGGTCAGCCCGTCGCGCATCAGGCGATGGAAATAGACCGCGCCGAAGCCGTAGATCAGGGCATAGACCAGGATATAGGCGATCAGCGAAGCGGCGGCCACGGGCGTCGTGAGCGAGGGGGTGACGGCATCCTTGGTGCGCAGCAGGCCGTAGACGACCCAGGGCTGGCGTCCGACCTCGGCGGTGAACCAGCCGCAGAGCACGGCGATAAAGCCGGTGGGGAAGGAAAACAGGGTCAGCCAGAGGAACCAGCGCGCGTGTTCGAGCCAGCCGAGCGTCCGCAGGACGAGGCCCAGCCAGGATATGGCCAGAATCGCGAGGCCCATGCCGAACATGATGCGGAAAGCCCAGAAGGGCACGACCACCGGGGGGCGGTCCTGCGCCGGAAAGGAATCGACGCCGACCTCTTTCGAATCCCAGGTTCCGGAGGCGATGAAGCTGCCGAGATCAGGGACGGAGATGGCGTAAAGATTTTTTCCCGCCCGCTCGTCCGGCCAGGCGACCAGCACTTCGGAGGCGGGCTGTTCGTCATGCCAGCGCGCCTCGATCGCCGCGAATTTAGCCGGTTGATATTTGTGGACGAGATCGCCGGCGACATGGCCGAGCAGGATTTGCGCGGGGATCAGCACGGCGGCGAGGCCGAGGCCCCAGTCCAGCATGACGTGGGATTCCTCCCAGGCCTCGTTCCGCAGGCGATGCCAGGCGCCGGTCGCGGCGACGCACATGCTGGTGGTGAGGAAGGCGCCGAGCAGCATATGCGGCCAGCGGATGAGCTGGACCGGACCGAGCAGAATGGCCTTCCAGTCGTCGGGAATGATCTTGCCATCCACGATCTTGTGGCCGAGCGGAACCTGCATCCAGCTGTTGTTGGCGAGGATCCAGTAGGACGAGGCCATGGTGCCGAGCGCGACCATGCAGCAGGAGAAAAAATAGAACCAGCGCGGCGTCCGGTCGCGGCCAAGCAGCATGATTCCGAAGAAAGACGCCTCCAGCAGAAAGGCGGTGAAGGCCTCGTAGCCGAGCAGCGGCCCCTGGATCGAGCCGGTGCGCTCGGCCAGTACGCTCCAGTTCGTGCCGAACTGGAAAGCCATGACGATTCCGCTGACCACGCCCATGGCGAAGGAAAGCGCGAAGACCTTGAGCCAGAAATCGAACACCCGCCGATAGACCGGACGGCCGGTGACCAGCGACATGCCCTCGATGGTCGCGAGCCAGGCCGCGAGGCCAATTGTGAAGGAGGGAAAAATGATGTGGAAACTGACCACGAAGGCGAATTGGATTCGCGACAGGATGAGCGGGTCAAGCGCCATGCGAGGGTTCCATTGGGGCGCGAGGGATTGGGGCGCGAGGATTCAACTTGCCGCGGCCGGACCAGGCTAGAGCCTGCGTCCGACAGTCCGATGACGACCTTGAACTTATCCGAACCCGCATGGCCGCGCCTGTCAAATGAAATTTCTTGCCAAGGCGCCGCTTGCCCGCGCGCGCTTTGCCGCCATGATGGCGCGATGCGAAAAGCATGATGGCGCGATGCGAAAAGCAGGGGCGATGGGCCGATGAACGAACAATTGCGGATGCTGGCGGAAGGGGAGAAGGAATCGCGGGGGCTTGTCCCGCTTTCGCTTCTCGCCCTGGCGACCGGCGTCGGCGCGGGCCTCGTCGGCGCGCTTTTCCGGATGACTCTCGAATCGGCGGACCGTCTGCGCGCCGAAGGCTTGGTCTGGGCGCATGGCCATCACCTTCTCGGACTCGCCGCCGCCGTTCTCGTTTGCGCGGCGGCGGCGGCGGCGGCGGCCTGCATGGTGCGCTGCCTGTCGCCCCATGCCGCAGGCAGCGGCATTCCCCATGTCGAGGCCGTGCTGCGGGGGCTGAGCGCGCCGGCGCCGCTGATCCTCCTGCCCGTCAAGTTCATCGGCGGCGTGCTGGCGATCGGCTCCGGCCTCGCGCTCGGCCGCGAGGGGCCGAGCGTGCAGATGGGCGCCAGCATCGCCAATGTGATCGACCGCTTCGTTCCCTTGCGGCCGGCTGACAGCCGCGTGCTTCTGGCGGCCGGCGCGGGGGCCGGCCTCGCCACCGCCTTCAACGCGCCGATCGCCGGCGCGGTTTTCGTGCTCGAGGAGTTGGTGCAGCAATTCGAGCACCATATTGCAATCGCCGCGCTCGCCGCCTCCGCAACCGCTATCGTGGTCGCGCGCGTCCTGATCGGCGACGCCCCCGATTTCAATGTCGTGGCGCTGCCGCCCGCCTCGATGCCTCTGGAGACCCTCTTCATGGTCGCTGGCGGCGTCGCGGGTCTGCTCGCCATCGCCTACAACCGCGCGATTCTCGGCGCCATGGCCTATGCCGATCGCTTGCGGATCCGGCCGGTCTGGCGCGCGGCCGCGATCGGCGCCGGCGTCGGCGCCCTGGCCTTTTTCGCGCCGGATCTCGTCGGCGGCGGCGACCCGCTCACCCAGAGCGCGCTTTCCGGGAAGGGCGATCTCGTCGTGCTCGCCCTCATCTTTCTGCTGCGCTTCGGCCTCGGGGCCGTCTCCTACGCCGCGGGAACGCCCGGCGGCCTGTTCGCGCCGATGCTGACGCTTGGCGCGCAATCCGGCCTGATGCTCGGCAGCCTGTTCCAGGCGGTGTTTCCCGGCGCCGCGATCCGGCCCGAGTCCTTCGCGCTGGTCGGCATGGCGGCCTTTTTCGCGGGCGTGGTGCGCGCGCCCTTGACCGGCATTGTCCTCGTCACCGAAATGACCGCCAACACCAGCCTGCTCCTGCCCATGCTCGGCGCATGTTTCGCCGCCATGCTGGTTCCGACGCTTCTGGGCGATGAGCCGATCTATGACGCTCTGCGTCATCTGAGCATGAGCCGCGAGCGGGACGCCAAGGCGAAGCGCGCCCCGCCGGCCGCGATGCGACCCTCGGTCGCGCCGGAGGGAGTCGAGGATTAGAGCCGGTCTAAATTTACCGAAATGAATTGCCCGCCGCGCCGGCGAAATGCTAGCGTCGGTTGAATCGGGGGGCCGGCTTTGGCGCGCGCGCTGGCGGAAAGCAGGAGCGGGAATTTCTGGCGGGCCTGGCTGGCGCGCCTCGCCGCGCTCGCCTTCCTGGTCCAGGGTTTCGGCCTGTTCGCCGCCGCGCCGCGTCCCGCCGGCGATGTCGCGGCGGTCGGCGCCGCCGCGCCGGGCTGCTTCCACCATCAGACGCCGGGCGACGGACACGCCCATGGCTCGTCCGATTTCTGCCCGATGTGCCAGGCGCTCGGCTGCGCGCTTCCGGGCGCGCCGCCGCCGGTCGTCGTGGTTCGCGCCGACGAACTGGCGATCGACGAAATTTCCCTTCCCGCGCCGCGCCTGCCGCCGCGCGCGCCGCCGCTGAATAAGCCGCGGGCGCGCGGTCCCCCGATCCTGGCCTGATCCCGCGCCTTTCGCTGGCGCGGCCTTCCGGCGCGCGCCTGAACCGCATCCCGGCCACACCAATTTCACGAGACCAGAATGAACCGCTCCTTGCGTGGGCGCGCGCGGCTTTGCGCGCCCAGAACCTCCATTCTCGCCGCTTGCGCGGTCCTTGCCGCCTTCGCCTCGCAGGCGCGGGCCCATACGATCGTCGGCAATCGCGTCTTTCCCGCGACGCAGACCATCGACGACCCCGGCGTCAACGACGAATTGTCGCTGCCGACCTTTTCCTATCTGACCCTCGCCAATCCCGACGGCTCGCCCGGACCCCTCACTTATTCGCTGGGCTGGGAATATATGAAGACGATTACCGCCGATCTCGGCTTTTCGGTCGGCTCGGGCGGTTATAATTGGCAGCAGCGCCCGAACGCCCATGGCTGGTCCAATATCGAGACCGAGCTCAAATATGTGATCTGGCAAAATCCCGCGGCCGAATCGATCATCGCCACCGCGGTCAATGTCGAATGGGGCAATACCGGTAGCCCGCAAAGCGCCGAACTGCCCTCGGACCCTTTTTCGACGATCACTTTCAAGCTCTTCGCCGGCAAGGGATTGGGCGACGCCTCGGCCGATTGGCTCAAGCCCTTGGCGATCACCGGGGAATATGACTTCTCGGTTCCGGCCAGCACATATAACGCCGACGGCAGCGAGAATCCGACCACGATCGCCTATGGCGCAACCCTGCAATACAGCCTGTTCTACATGAATTCCTATGTGCAGGAGCTGCCGTGGCTGTTCCGTCGGCTGATCCCCGCGTTCGAGGCCGATTTCACCACGCCGGTCAGCAATCTCGCGCCCAATACGCCCGGCGATTTCGGGACCAATGTCACGACCGGCGTGGTCGGCCCGTCGCTCTATTATATCGGGCAATATTTCGAAGTCGGCGTGATGGCGCAGGTCCCGATCAATTCGGCCAGCGGAACCCATATCGGCGCGCTTGCGATCGTCGATTTCTTCCTCGACGACATCGCGCCGAATTCGATCGGCAAGCCATTGTTCGGCCCGCCGCAGCCGCGCGGCCACTATTGAGGAGGGTGAAGATGAACATTCGAGCCAAAAGCTTCGTCGCCGCGCTCGCCGTGGCGGCGGCTTTCAATGTGTCGGCCTTCAATGCGCCGGCCTGGGCGCATGCCTTTCTCGACCATGCCGTTCCCGCGGTCGGCTCCAGCGTCCAGGGCGCGCCGCGTGAACTGACGCTGAACTTTACGGAAAATATCGCGCCCGCCTTTTCGGGCGTGACTTTGGCTTCCGCGGCGGGCGGGGCCATAGCCAAGGGCAAGGCGAGGGTCGATCCGTCGAGTCCCGCGACCCTTCATGTGTCGATCGGACGCAAACTCGCGCCCGGAACCTATGTCGTGCGCTGGCATGTGGTTTCGGTCGACACCCACCATACCTCCGGGTCCTACAAATTCACGGTCGCGCCGTGACATGGACGCCGCCGAAGGCCTGCTGATCCCCTCCGTTCTGTTCGTGACGCGCTGGCTCCATTTCTCGTCGGTTTTCGTCCTGTTCGGATCGGCTTTCTTCTGGCTTTACGCGGGCGCCGGCGCAACCGGCGCCCGGCGCGCCGGCGACTTTGTCCTGCGTCTCACGGCGCCGGTCGCGGTCCTGTCGGGCCTCGGCTGGCTCGCCGGGATCATCGCCAATATGGCCGGCGGCTTCGATCAGGCCGTCGATCCGGCAATTCTGAGCCTGTTCTTCACTCAGACCCAATTCGGCCCGATCGTCGAAATCCGCCTCGCTTTGTTCGCCGCCGCGCTCGGCCTTGCCGCCTTGCCGGTCGGCGCCGCGCCGCGCCGCCTCGGGCTGATACTGGTCGCCGCGGGGCTCCTGATCGATCAGGCCTGGCTCGGCCACGCCGCCCAGGGCGCGGGGCTTTGGGGCGTCTTCATGATCGCGGTCTACAGCCTCCACATGCTTTCCGGCGCGGCGTGGATCGGGGGAATCGCCTCTTTGTTCCTGGTCCTGCGCGCGGCGCGCGGAGGAAAAGCCAGCGAGGCCTGCGCCGCTTTGTCGTCATTTTCGGTCACGGCGACATTCGCCGTGGTCGCGGTCGTCGCGACCGGGCTTCTCAACGCCGGCTTCCATCATGCGCTCGATCCGGCGTCCTGGCCGCAGACCTTCTATGGCCGGATCGTCGCGGGCAAATCGCTGCTGGTGAGCGCGATGCTCGTCCTTGCCGTCTATAACCGCTTCGTCGCCGCGCCAAAGCTCTGCGCCGGCGAAAGCGCCGCCCTGGCGCGGCTGCTCTGGTCGGTCGCCGTCGAAGGCGCGCTGGGGCTTGGCGTGATCGCCGCCGCCGCTCTTCTCGGTATGACGCCGCCCCCGGCGTGACGAAGCGCGCGGCTGGTTCAACTATAGGGCTTGAGGCCCTCGGCGACCGAATCGCCGATATGTTCGCGGGTGATGATCCCGACGACATTTTTGGCGCGCGGGCGAAGATTGTCGCCGATCACCACCGCGGCGCCGGCGCGCCATGCGCGAGACGACGTCGAACATGACGTCGTTTTCGCGGGCGATGATGAAATTCCTTTGCGCGATGTCGCCCACGCACGCCGGCATAGGACTGTTCGAGGCCCCGGCGCAAAGCCATGTTGACCCGGATCACGCCGACCAGCCGCTCGCCATGCGTCACCACGACATGCCTCATGCCGCCGGCATAGGCGGGATCGCGCAGGAAGGCGGAGAAATCGGCGTCAACCGGCAGCAGGATGGGATCGTTCCGCATCACGTGGCTGGCCGGGCGCACCATGAACATGTTGGCGTGCAGCGCCTTGGGCACGAAATGCCGGCGGCTGACCAGCTTCATGGTGTATATGTCCTCGCGGCTGAGCAGGCGGCGCACGCCAATCGCCAAGGCCGTCGCCATGATCGTCGGCATGACGATGTCGTAATCGCGGGTCATTTCGAACAGCATGGTGACGGCGGTCATGGCCGCGCCCGTGGCCCCGCCGACCATGGCCGCCATGCCGACAATGGCGCAATTGGCGATGTCGGGGCCGGTTCCCGGCGCCAAATGATGGATGGAGGCTCCGACCGCCGCCCCGAGCGTCGCGCCCATGAAAAGGGACGGCGAAAAGATGCCGCCCGATCCGCCGGAGCCCAGGCTCGTCGTCGTCGCATAGAGTTTTGCGGCCATGAGCCCCAGCAGAAGCGCCGGCGCGCCGAGCCTGCCCATGAGAATGGCCTCGATGGCCGCATAGCCCACGCCTTCGATGTAATAGCGCCCGTTGAGGAGAAACAGTGAATAGAACAGGACGCCGACCGTCAGCATGCCGATGGCGTGGCGCAGATAGCCGTTCCCGATGCGCTCATAGAGGCTGTCGAGCAAGGCGAGGCCACGGACGAAGGCGGCGGCGACGAGGCCTGCAAGCAAGCCGATGGCGCCGTTGATCAGGAGTTGCGTCAAAGTGGCGGCGTGATCGACCAGCAGATTGGCCGGCACGTTGAAGGCTGGCCGGATGCCGAGAAAAAGCCGGCTGACGAAAGTGGCTACGCCGGTCGCCAGCGCCACCGGCAGAAAGGTGCGGGCGCTCACTTCCGGCATCATCAGTTCGATGGCGAACATGACGCCGCCGATCGGGGTGTTGAAAGTGGCGGCGATTCCGGCGCCGGCTCCGGCGGCGACCAAAGTGATTCGCTGCCAGGGCGCCATGCGCACGATCTGGCCGAGGGTGGAGCCGAGCGAGGCGCCGATCTGAATGATCGGACCCTCGCGCCCGACCGCCGCGCCGGTGCCGATCGATATGGCCGAGGCCAGGGATTTGATCGTGGCGACGATCGGCCTGATGCGCCCTTCATTGTAATAGATGGCGTCCATCACTTCCGGCACGCCATGGCCGCGGGCCTCGCGCGCGAAGGTCTGCACCAGGAAAGTGACGATCTGGCTGCCGATCACTGGCGCGAGAATCACCCACGCGCCGAAAGGGCTTGGCGGCGTGAACACATTGGCGTCGTAAGAGAAATCGAAGCGGCCGTGGAAGGAGATATTGTGGAAGAGGCCGATGAGGTCGCGAAAGATCACCGCGCCGAGGCCGCCCCCCAAGACCGACGACGACCGCGAGCAGCGAGAGCCGGAAAAGACCGATCCGCGCCGGAAGCCTGAACATGGTTCTCTTCCTTATCCACCCACCGGCCGATGAGTTTACCTTCGGCCGAACGAGATGGACATACGTTGAATTTGTCGAGGGCGGCGGTTAGCTTGGCGCGGCCGCGCCCCACTCCGGAGAATCAGATGACCGCCTATCAAGCCCCGATCCGAGACATGATTTTCGCGATGAAGGCGATCGGCGGCTTGGACAGGATCGCGGCGCTGCCAGGGAACGAAGAGGTTTCGGAAGATCTGGTCGAAGCGATCTTCGAGGAAGCGCGCAAATTCGCCGGCGATATCCTCGCCCCCCTCAACCGCGCGGGCGACAAGCAGGGCTGCGTCTGCAAGGACGGCGTCGTGACAACGCCGGACGGAATAAAACAGGCCTTTTCCGCATTTTGCGACAATGGCTGGCACGCCATGCCGGCGCCGCTGAAGTTCGGCGGCCAGGGCCTGCCGCATCTGGTTTCGACGCCGGTGCTGGAAATGTGGACGGCGGCCAATCTGGCTTTTTCCTTGTGCCAGATGCTGACCCTTGGCGCGATCGCCGCCATCGACCATCACGGCTCGCAGGCGCAGAAGGACCTTTACCTGCCGAAAATGGTCGCCGGGACCTGGACCGGCACGATGAACCTGACCGAGCCGCAGGCGGGCTCGGATCTCGCCGCCGTCCGC
This genomic interval from Candidatus Rhodoblastus alkanivorans contains the following:
- a CDS encoding chloride channel protein; the encoded protein is MIFRDLIGLFHNISFHGRFDFSYDANVFTPPSPFGAWVILAPVIGSQIVTFLVQTFAREARGHGVPEVMDAIYYNEGRIRPIVATIKSLASAISIGTGAAVGREGPIIQIGASLGSTLGQIVRMAPWQRITLVAAGAGAGIAATFNTPIGGVMFAIELMMPEVSARTFLPVALATGVATFVSRLFLGIRPAFNVPANLLVDHAATLTQLLINGAIGLLAGLVAAAFVRGLALLDSLYERIGNGYLRHAIGMLTVGVLFYSLFLLNGRYYIEGVGYAAIEAILMGRLGAPALLLGLMAAKLYATTTSLGSGGSGGIFSPSLFMGATLGAAVGASIHHLAPGTGPDIANCAIVGMAAMVGGATGAAMTAVTMLFEMTRDYDIVMPTIMATALAIGVRRLLSREDIYTMKLVSRRHFVPKALHANMFMVRPASHVMRNDPILLPVDADFSAFLRDPAYAGGMRHVVVTHGERLVGVIRVNMALRRGLEQSYAGVRGRHRAKEFHHRPRKRRHVRRRLAHGAPAPRW